Within the Paenibacillus sp. AN1007 genome, the region CAACAGGAGATATATGGAGGAGGGAATGACGGAGATTCGGAACTGGAGTTTGAATGGATTCATGATCTGACGGGGAAATATCCGGCGATACGGGGTTTTGATCTCATGAATTACAATCCGCTTTATGGTTGGGAAGACGGCACGACCGATCGCATGATTGATTGGGTAAATAATCGTGGAGGCATTGCAACGGCATCCTGGCACATTAACGTGCCGCGGAACTTTAATACGTACCAGCTGGGCGATTTTGTTGATTGGAAAGAGGCAACGTACAAACCGACAGAGACTAATTTTGATACAGCAAAAGCCGTCATTCCCGGTACGAAGGAGTACCAGTACGTTATCATGACCATCGAAGATCTGGCTGAGCAGCTGCAGATTTTGCAGGATAACGATGTGCCGGTCATTTTCCGCCCATATCATGAAGCAGAGGGGAACGGAGGATTGAATGGAGAGGGAGCATGGTTCTGGTGGGCTTCTGCTGGAGCGGATGTGTACAAAAAGCTGTGGGATATGCTCTACACCGAGCTGACGGAAACCTATGATCTGCATAATCTGATCTGGACCTACAACAGCTATGTATACAGCACTTCTCCAGCCTGGTATCCAGGAGATGATCAGGTGGATCTGGTCGGTTACGACAAGTATAATACCATATACAACCGATATGATGGATTGTCAGGGGTACCTAATGAGGATGCAATTACCTCGATCTTCTATCAGCTGGTGAACCTTACGAATGGCAAGAAGATGGTAGCGATGACCGAGAACGACACCGTTCCAAGTGTGCAAAACCTCATGGACGAAAAAGCAGGCTGGCTCTATTTCTGTCCGTGGTACGGTGAACATCTGATGAGCGAAGCATTCAATTACGCTGCAACACTCAAAACGCTCTATCAAAGTGATTATGTCATCACACTGGATGAACTGCCCGATCTGAAAGTGAACCAGCCAAATCCCGATGCAGCAATCTCGCCTGTAACAGCCTCCTTTAATAAAGCGGAAACTGCCGCTAAGGATATAACCATCTCGCTTACTCTGAACGGGCATCAGCTTACGGACATTGCAAATGGAGGTGCAAAACTTGTATCCGGGCAGCATTATACGGCATCAGGATCAACGGTGGTGCTGCACCAATCCTACATGAGTACGCTGCCGTTAGGCCAAACGAGTCTAACTTTTCATTTCGATGGAGGTAAGGATGCGGTGCTTAAGTTGAATGTCTTGGATGATACCGTTGTTGTAGTGCCGACGGATAGTAAACTGACGATCCAGGCTTATAACGGCAATACAAGTGCTTCGACTAACGGAATTGCACCCAAATTCAAGCTGATTAATTCCGGCGATACCGCCATTAAGCTTAGTGATGTGAAAGTTCGCTATTATTACACCGTTGATGGAGAGGAAACCCAAACATTCTGGTCTGATTGGGCAAGTGTGGGGAGTGCTAATGTCACCAGTACTTTTGTCAAGATGACAGCGCCTGCCGTTGGTGCTGACTATTATGTTGAAGTAGGGTTCACCAGTGATGCTGGTACGCTCCAACCGGGAGAAAGTGCAGAGATACAGGGCCGTTTCTCTAAAAACAACTGGTCTAACTACAATCAGTCGGATGACTATTCTTTCATGGCAGCGGGGAATCAATATACGGACCATAACAAGGTGACCGGATATGTGAGCAGTCAGCTGGTGTGGGGAATAGAACCATAATCTAAGTTAGAAAACGAGGCCGAGTCCGTTACAATAACGGATGCGGTCTTGTTTATTTCTGTTTGAAGAGAATAAGTGTTAATCCCTGCCTTGGCCTGTAATAAACAGACAGAAAAAGAATGAATGGATGCCGCGTTTTTCGAAGCACGCAGGGTGATTCCGATAGAATACCAAGTTCAAATTTTAATAAATGGAATTAAGTGGGTAGATTCTCTTTATTTTAATTACGTAATTATTATTATGTAAACTTATATTTTTCGATAACCTTTATAGACACCATCTATGTCATTAATGAAAGCTAAAGTCCTGATTAATACTAAAATGAGGGCTTTGTTTTATTGAACGAAGATCAGAATGCGTTCTATAGAGCTCATGTGTTAATTCCATTTTATTAATCGATGAGAAGGCTAACATTATTCCCCGAAAATCGTTTTCGATTCTCGCCTAAATTAGGCGAGGGGAGGTGCTGTATTTTGCCCGGAAGTGCATCCAGACCTGAGTTATAAGAACTTAGCAGCCTATCATAGTGTCCAGACGGCCTTAGCAGGCAAAAGGAAAGAACTCTATACTGAGAATTGGAAAAAATATTAATATTCAGACGGAGAAGAAGCAGCTTTCTCGCTGCTGAATATGGCCCTCCAACGAGTGCAAATGATCTAATTAATAAATAGAAAAATAAGTAAAAAGTTGATACAAGGCTGCTGCTTCGCCGTTTCGTAGATTGAATTCATATGGATTTGCGATAGATTTCGGGTGACCTTCACGTTATGCTGTGAAAAACCGGAAGGGAAGTGGCAGCATGGAACGCGAACTGGCGTTGGAAATTGTACGAGTAACGGAATTGGCAGCTTTAGCTTCAGCACCCTGGATGGGCAGAGGCGATAAGAATAGTGCAGATGAAGCAGCTACCCTGGCAATGCGTGCCATGTTTGATTCTGTGTCCATCCGCGGCACAGTCGTGATTGGTGAAGGAGAGATGGATGAAGCTCCCATGCTGTACATTGGTGAAGAAGTAGGAAATGCAGAGGGGCCAGAGGTTGACGTCGCTGTAGATCCATTGGAGGGAACGGAGATTGTAGCCAAAGGGCTGAACAACGCACTTTCGGTCATTGCGGTGGCGGGAAAAGGCAATCTGCTACATGCTCCGGATATGTATATGGAGAAGCTGGCAGTGGGTCCTGCGCTGGTAGGCAAAGTCAGAATTGAAGACCCGGTTGAGGTGACCCTGGAAAAGGCTGCAGCTGCTCTGAATAAAAACATCTCCGATCTTACCGTCATGATTCTGGATCGTGTACGTCATGAGAACACCATCAAAACACTTCGCAAAGTTGGCGTGCGTATCAAATTCCTCAGTGACGGCGATGTCGCAGGGGCGATGGCACCTGCATTCCCGGAAGCGGGTATTGATCTGTATGTTGGATCAGGCGGAGCACCTGAAGGGGTGCTGGCTGCGGCGGCTCTGTCCTGCCTGGGAGGCGAGATTCAAGGCCGACTTATGCCTGCCAATGCAGACGAATTCCAGCGCTGCCTGCAGATGGGGATCGATAACCCTTACAAAGTGTTAACGATGGAGGACATGATCGGCACGGAGGACGTTATTTTTGCGGCAACCGGTGTGACACCTGGTGAAATTCTTGGCGGCGTGCGCTATCTAGCAGACGACCGGGCCGAGACGGATTCCATCGTGATGCGGGCCAAAACCAAAACGATTCGTTTTATTCGTTCCCAGCACTTTTTGCCGAACAAGGAGGTCCTGCATAAAGTGCGTAAGCTTCAGGCTTCCAGCGAGCCGCTGGGCCGTATTCGGAAAATCGATAAAGCGATGGAACAGGCCGAGTTCAGCCTATCTTCCAAGGAATCAGGCATCACATCAAACGCATGAGGTCTATGTTCATCTGTATATTATTTGATTTGAAAGTATAGATCATATGCTCTAATTATGGCTCTGCTCTGCAGCTAGATGAGTATCCGTTACAACTCTCTATTTATAATAGAAGGCATTGTGCGCTGTGTTATTGACAAAAAAAGAATGAGGAAAAGGTTAATCCTGAATTCCTCATTCTTTTTGTTGTTTTAGCATTGACAACGGTTACATGGCATGAGAAAATGTACGCGCGTACATAAACATGATTTACGAGTTGTTTTTACCTGCGCAGTTCTCCTGAAGGAGGTGAAAGGCATGGCTTCTCGCAGAGAAGTGGCCGAACTTGCGGGGGTGTCCGAGGCTACGGTATCCAGAGTGCTGAACGGCGTTGGACCGATCAGGGAGGAGACTCGCCGTAGGGTGCTTGAAGCGTCCGAGCGATTAGGTTATGTACCCAGTGCGCTTGCGCGCAGTTTTGCCAGAAGTAAGAGCGGTAATCTGGGCGTAGTGCTGCCTTACGTTCCGAAGGCACATTTGTTTTCGGCCTATTTTTTCTCGGAAATGTTGAGCGGCATTGGAAGCAAAGCACGAGACAACGGCCTCGATCTGCTTGTCATGTTTCAGACCGCCGGTGAAGTCATGAATTATACGGATCTGTTTCGAAGACAGAAGGTGGATGCCTGCATCATTCTGGGTGCGAGACATGAGCATAATGAGCTGGCTGCCATGCAGCAGCTGCATCAGGAAGGACATCCATTTTGCGTGATGAACCAGCATTTTGCAGGAGAGTCGTTCATGGAAGTGGATGCTGATCATGTCGAGGGCAGCAGGCTTGCCATACGCCATCTTACCGATCAGGGTTACCGCAAAATCGCTTTTTTGAATGGACCAGACCGCTATTCCAACAGCCAGGACCGGCTTGAAGGTGTGCGTCTGGGTCTGCATGAGGCAGGCATGGAGCTGGACCGGAGCCTGCTGCTCGAAGGCAATTACAGCAGACGCAGCGGGATAGCGGCAGCAGCCTTGATTGCTGAACGATTGCATGAGATCGATGCGGTATTTGCAGCAAATGACCGGATGGCTATCGGAGTAATGCATGGCTTGCGTGAACGGGGCGTGCGTACCCAGGATTTCCCGGCATTTGTTGGTTATGACGACTCTGATGCAGCCGAGATGGCCGTTCCGGCGCTGAGCAGTGTGAGGGTTCCTTTTTTCGAGATGGGCGAACTTGCTGTGTCCAAACTGATCCAGGGTACCCATGCTGCAGCAGATGCAAAGGAATACCATGGTGGGGTTCGTTACGACTCTTCACGGACTCTTTTGCCGACAGAATTGATTATTCGTGCCTCTTCCAGCCGGCGTACCTGAAATGAAGTACCGTTGAGCTGATAAAAGTAAGTGTTCTTATAAATTCTGTAGTACCTCATATATCTCATATTAAATGGTTATGGAATTGTTATGCTGACCGGTTATCTGGATTCTATTAAAGGAGGAAATGAACATGTCAAATCGTCTTCGTGTTGGAATGGTTGGTTACAAATTTATGGGTAAAGCTCACAGCAATGCATATCGCAGTTTGCCGATGTTTTTCCCGTCTGCCCCGCTGCAGCCTGAAATGTCCGTCATCTGCGGACGGAATGAGCAGGGAGTACAGGATGCGGCTAACCAGTTTGGATGGTCCGAGAGTGTTACGGATTGGCGTGAACTGGTGAAACGGGATGATATTGATCTCATTGACATTAATGCACCGAGTGATGCTCATAAGGAAATTGCGCTGGAGGCAGCTCGTCAAGGCAAGCATTTATTCTGTGAGAAACCGCTCGCACTCTCGCTTGCTGACTCACGTGAGATGCTTGAAGCTGCTGAAGAAGCTGGCATCAAACATATGGTTGGGTTTAACTATCGCTTCTCACCAGCGGTGCAGCTTGCGAAGGATCTGATCGAGAGTGGGCGATTGGGTAAAATTTATCATTTCCGAGCGTTCTTCCTTCAGGACTGGATTCTGGACCCGAACTTCCCGCTGGTATGGCGTCTGCAAAAAGAAGTTGCAGGCTCCGGTTCACACGGTGACCTCGGTGCACACTTAATTGATTTGGCCCGTTTCCTCGTTGGAGAATTCCAGGAGGTGATCGGTATGAGTGAAACCTTTATCAAAGAGCGCCCGCTCGCTTCCGAGATGACAGGTCTTAGTGCGAAAGGCAGTTCGAGTGCAGATGCCCCTAAAGGTGAGGTAACTGTAGATGATGCTACGCTATTCCTGGCAAGATTCGCAGGGGGAGCGCTGGGAAGTTTCGAAGCGACGCGATTCGCAGCCGGACATCGCAGTACGAACTCGTTTGAGATTAACGGCAGTCTGGGCAGTGTACGCTTTGACTTTGAACGCATGAACGAACTGGAAGTGTATTTCACGAAGGACGATGAGGATGTGCAGGGCTTCCGCCGCGTACTGGCTACCGATCCTGCGCATAAATACGCTGAAGCTTGGTGGCCTGCAGGTCATACGATCGGTTTTGAGCATACCTTCACTCATGAGATGCTGGAACTGGTGACAGCCATTTCGGAAGGACGTCAGCCATCGCCAAGCTTCCATGATGGTGTTGCGTGTCAAGCCGTACTTGAAGCCGTGGAGAGGTCCGTGTCAGAGCGCCGCTGGGTAACACTCGAAGAGATGTAACGAGGAAACAAGGATATAAATCAGTAGATGCAGGTGAGCTGCAATTCGATATTTTAGTCAGATAGTCAGTTTCAAGGAATGACCCAAATCGAATAATCGAAAGTGAGTGAACAGACGATGAGGAAAGCACTGATTGTGTGGGGCGGCTGGGATGGACATGAGCCGGAACAGGTAGCGGCTATTTTTGAACGTATTTTAAAGGAAGAGCAGTTCGAAGTTGAAGTCTCTGATACACTGGAATCCTATGCGGATGCCGAAAAGCTGATGGGTCTGGATCTCATTGTACCTCTGTGGACGATGGGGCAGATTGAACAGGAACTGGTGAACAACGTTTCGGCAGCTGTTCAGAGTGGTGTAGGTCTTGCAGGGCTGCATGGCGGGATGTGTGACGCGTTCCGAAATAACGTTGACTGGCAGTTTATGACGGGCGGACAATGGGTAGCTCATCCAGGCAACGATGGTGTTGAATACATGGTGAACATCAAACGCGGCTCCAGTCCACTATTTGACCATATCGAGGATTTTCAGGTGAAGAGTGAGCAGTATTACCTGCACGTGGACCCGGCTGTCGAGGTGCTTGCCACAACCCGCTTCCCGATTGTATCCGGTCCTCATGCGGCGAATGGACCTGTGGATATGCCCGTAGCATGGACGAAACGCTGGGGGGCAGGACGTGTATTCTATAATTCGCTGGGTCACCATGCAGATATTGTAGACATGAAGCCTGTAACCGAGATGATGCGCAGCGGGTTCCTCTGGACCGCAGCTGGCAAAGAGCTGGCGAAGAGCCGGAACGCGGGTGTGACCGAGGTGTACACCGGAATGGCAGATAACCAGACCTGATTTTTCTGGTGAGTTCAGGTAAGAGTGTACTTATTCGATATTTAAAGAGAGCTTAAACCACATATTTGATGCACGGCGAAGGGAGCAGGGGCATGAAAACAATGAAAGTAGGTATTATCGGCTGTGGTAAAATCAGCGGCATCTATATGGAGAACTGTCACCGTTTCGAGGTGCTGGAACTTAGTGCTGTAGCTGACCTGGACAGGAAACGAGCAGAGGAGCAGGCGGCGGCTTATAACGTTCCAAACGTATACACCGTAGACGAAATGTTCGCTGATCCCGAGATTGAGCTGATCATCAATCTGACGATTCCTGCCGTTCACGCCGAAGTATGCATACGTGCGCTGGAATCGGGTAAACACGTTTATGTTGAAAAACCGCTTGCAGTTACCCGCGAAGAAGGTCAGGCTGTACTCGAAACAGCCAAGCGGCAAGGACTGCTGGTAGGGTGTGCACCCGAAACTTTCTTCGGTTCAGGGATTCAGACAGCACTGCAGCTGGTAGAGGATGGTATTATCGGCAAACCGGTAGCGGCAACCGCCTTTATGATGAGCCGTGGGCATGAGTTCTGGCATCCAGATCCCGAGTTCTATTATGCCAGCGGCGGCGGCCCGATGTTTGACATGGGACCTTATTATCTGACCGCACTCGTGCAGTTGATGGGGCCGATCAAATCCATCGCCGGGATGACAGGTAAAGCGATGGAGGAACGGACGATTACAAGTGAGAAAAAAAGAGGCCAGATCATTCCCGTGGACATTCCAACACATGTCACCGGTCTGCTTCAATTCGAACAAGGAGCCATCGGTACGCTGATTACCAGCTTTGATGTGTTTGGTGGAAGCGCACTGCCGCCGATCGAGGTGTACGGGACTCACGGAACACTGCAGGTCCCTGACCCGAACACTTTTGGCGGTCCGGTGCGTTACCGCTTGATGGGTGAACATGAGTGGACGGAAGCTCCGCTTCTTCCGGGATATCAGGAAAATACCCGCGGCATCGGCGTGGCAGATATGGCCTATGCAGCACGCAGCGGTCGCGCACACCGGGCAAGCGGTGAACTGGCCTATCACGTGCTTGAAGCCATGTGGGCGTTCCATGACTCGTCTGATGAAAAGACGTTCTATACGATGAAGAGCACCTGTCAGCGTCCAGCGGCGCTGCCTGTTAACCTTCCGCTGTATACGCTGGATAAGTAAGCAGCAGGGTAGGATATGATGAGTTAAATTTACAACGAACAGCCTCTTTCCGTCTGATAAGGAAAGAGGCTGTTCGTTGTGCGTCCAGAATAACGTTTTTCTGTATTGAATTAAAGGATGAATCTGGGCTTCTGCCTGCATAATATCAAGGTTCGAAACCCGCCTGGCTGACAAAGAGTTCATGTGCTGCAAAATGCATCTCCATTTGCTGTAAAACCTGCTTATACGCATCGGGACGATACCACTGCTCTAGTCCGATCTCTTCATAAAGCTGCTCTATCCCAAGTCTGCGTGTTCGCTTACCTTCACTGCCATCGCCCATAAAATAGTCATCGATGCAGACACGCTCCACAAGGGGTCTTAGCGCAGCGGCGAACTGATCACTGCTTGGCAGCACGGGTGCTATCGCTGCCTGCGCCTGAATGCCGGCATCGCGCAGTGCCTTGAGCGCATGCAGTCGGCCTGCGATGGGCGGAGCAGACGGGGTGAAATGTTTACGTATATCGTCCAGGTCCGTTTCAACGGTCATACTTACCCGAACCCGATCACCAAGCTTCTGAAGCACATCGATATCACGCGTAACAAGCGGGCTTCGGGTCTGCAAAAGCACAAAATCAGGCGGATGCAGCAGCATGGTCTCCAGCAGGGAACGTGTAATCCGTTCCTGCACTTCAACGGGCTGATACGGGTCGGTGCTGGACGACATGAAGATGGTCACTTTTCCTTTCTTCCGGGCGCGCTCGCAGCTCTTTGGCAAGGAGGTCCGAAGCTTCTTTTTTCACATCAACCCAGCTTCCCCAGTCCTCCTTGCGAAATAAGGAGACCGGCATCTGTCTGACATAACAGTAGGAACATCCGAAGGTACAGCCTGTGTACGGATTCAAGGTATGGGTGTATCCGTTAAGGAAACCGGTGCCTTTATTTAATAATGATTTGGGTACTTTGTAATTGATTTGATTTTTCATGCTTCGTCGTGCCTTTCCCTGTAGTGTGCGGGGGTACAGCCGGTATATTTGCGAAATACGGATATGAAGTAGGCCGGGTTGGCTATGCCAACTTGGCGTCCAATCTGCGTAACGGTGAGATGAGTCGATTTAAGGAGTTTCTGTGCCTTGTTTATGCGTTTAGCCTGAATGTATTGAACGGGCGTTTGGCCTGTGATGCGTTTAAAGACCCGATGCAGATGGTATGGACTCCCATGGCTTACTGAAGCAAGTGCATTAAGCGTTAACGGTTCGGTATAGTGATTCTCAATATATTCGGTAATCCCGTAAATCCATTCCTGGTCAGGCACTCGTTCTCCAGTCGGTTTACAGCGCTTGCACGGTCTGAATTTGTGAGCCAGAGCTTGCTCGGCATCGCGGAAGATCAGCACATTGTCGTATTTTGGGGGTCTTGATCTGCACGAGGGTCGGCAAAAAATACCGGTTGTCTGTACTGCATAAAAAAACGTACCATCGTACGAGCTGTTATTCTGTATGATAGCGTCCCAATACTCAGCAGGAATAGGGTGCTGCAGGTTCAGGGCATCATCTTGCTGTGTATGTTTCATAGATTCACCTCTGCTCTTATTATACCCTTCATAATCAGGAAATTACGAGATTTCGAATCGAATCGCAAGATATCAATATTTGTGCATTAACCGCTCTGTACACATGCAGAAAAAGCTCTTTCTTCATTCCTGCTGCAATTTACGCTACAATGTACAAGACAGGTTATGAAGCAGCGATTCAC harbors:
- a CDS encoding Gfo/Idh/MocA family oxidoreductase, producing the protein MSNRLRVGMVGYKFMGKAHSNAYRSLPMFFPSAPLQPEMSVICGRNEQGVQDAANQFGWSESVTDWRELVKRDDIDLIDINAPSDAHKEIALEAARQGKHLFCEKPLALSLADSREMLEAAEEAGIKHMVGFNYRFSPAVQLAKDLIESGRLGKIYHFRAFFLQDWILDPNFPLVWRLQKEVAGSGSHGDLGAHLIDLARFLVGEFQEVIGMSETFIKERPLASEMTGLSAKGSSSADAPKGEVTVDDATLFLARFAGGALGSFEATRFAAGHRSTNSFEINGSLGSVRFDFERMNELEVYFTKDDEDVQGFRRVLATDPAHKYAEAWWPAGHTIGFEHTFTHEMLELVTAISEGRQPSPSFHDGVACQAVLEAVERSVSERRWVTLEEM
- a CDS encoding ThuA domain-containing protein — translated: MRKALIVWGGWDGHEPEQVAAIFERILKEEQFEVEVSDTLESYADAEKLMGLDLIVPLWTMGQIEQELVNNVSAAVQSGVGLAGLHGGMCDAFRNNVDWQFMTGGQWVAHPGNDGVEYMVNIKRGSSPLFDHIEDFQVKSEQYYLHVDPAVEVLATTRFPIVSGPHAANGPVDMPVAWTKRWGAGRVFYNSLGHHADIVDMKPVTEMMRSGFLWTAAGKELAKSRNAGVTEVYTGMADNQT
- a CDS encoding LacI family DNA-binding transcriptional regulator yields the protein MASRREVAELAGVSEATVSRVLNGVGPIREETRRRVLEASERLGYVPSALARSFARSKSGNLGVVLPYVPKAHLFSAYFFSEMLSGIGSKARDNGLDLLVMFQTAGEVMNYTDLFRRQKVDACIILGARHEHNELAAMQQLHQEGHPFCVMNQHFAGESFMEVDADHVEGSRLAIRHLTDQGYRKIAFLNGPDRYSNSQDRLEGVRLGLHEAGMELDRSLLLEGNYSRRSGIAAAALIAERLHEIDAVFAANDRMAIGVMHGLRERGVRTQDFPAFVGYDDSDAAEMAVPALSSVRVPFFEMGELAVSKLIQGTHAAADAKEYHGGVRYDSSRTLLPTELIIRASSSRRT
- a CDS encoding Gfo/Idh/MocA family oxidoreductase, producing the protein MKTMKVGIIGCGKISGIYMENCHRFEVLELSAVADLDRKRAEEQAAAYNVPNVYTVDEMFADPEIELIINLTIPAVHAEVCIRALESGKHVYVEKPLAVTREEGQAVLETAKRQGLLVGCAPETFFGSGIQTALQLVEDGIIGKPVAATAFMMSRGHEFWHPDPEFYYASGGGPMFDMGPYYLTALVQLMGPIKSIAGMTGKAMEERTITSEKKRGQIIPVDIPTHVTGLLQFEQGAIGTLITSFDVFGGSALPPIEVYGTHGTLQVPDPNTFGGPVRYRLMGEHEWTEAPLLPGYQENTRGIGVADMAYAARSGRAHRASGELAYHVLEAMWAFHDSSDEKTFYTMKSTCQRPAALPVNLPLYTLDK
- a CDS encoding bifunctional transcriptional activator/DNA repair enzyme AdaA, with product MKHTQQDDALNLQHPIPAEYWDAIIQNNSSYDGTFFYAVQTTGIFCRPSCRSRPPKYDNVLIFRDAEQALAHKFRPCKRCKPTGERVPDQEWIYGITEYIENHYTEPLTLNALASVSHGSPYHLHRVFKRITGQTPVQYIQAKRINKAQKLLKSTHLTVTQIGRQVGIANPAYFISVFRKYTGCTPAHYRERHDEA
- the glpX gene encoding class II fructose-bisphosphatase; translation: MERELALEIVRVTELAALASAPWMGRGDKNSADEAATLAMRAMFDSVSIRGTVVIGEGEMDEAPMLYIGEEVGNAEGPEVDVAVDPLEGTEIVAKGLNNALSVIAVAGKGNLLHAPDMYMEKLAVGPALVGKVRIEDPVEVTLEKAAAALNKNISDLTVMILDRVRHENTIKTLRKVGVRIKFLSDGDVAGAMAPAFPEAGIDLYVGSGGAPEGVLAAAALSCLGGEIQGRLMPANADEFQRCLQMGIDNPYKVLTMEDMIGTEDVIFAATGVTPGEILGGVRYLADDRAETDSIVMRAKTKTIRFIRSQHFLPNKEVLHKVRKLQASSEPLGRIRKIDKAMEQAEFSLSSKESGITSNA
- a CDS encoding glycosyl hydrolase, with the translated sequence MRRRVQKVFAVMLACTLLFGMLAVTTTAPTYADAPLFTIEGEDAELSPELQVVNQIYGQPKPGYSGSGFVWMQGSGTITLNVTVPETGMYSISTRYMQELSMDGRLQYLAVNGMTKGSYMLPYTTTWSDYDFGFHKLNKGSNTIQLKAGWGYAYFDTFTVDYADLDPLNVEPVLTDSQATPETQILMNYLTEVYGHNIISGQQEIYGGGNDGDSELEFEWIHDLTGKYPAIRGFDLMNYNPLYGWEDGTTDRMIDWVNNRGGIATASWHINVPRNFNTYQLGDFVDWKEATYKPTETNFDTAKAVIPGTKEYQYVIMTIEDLAEQLQILQDNDVPVIFRPYHEAEGNGGLNGEGAWFWWASAGADVYKKLWDMLYTELTETYDLHNLIWTYNSYVYSTSPAWYPGDDQVDLVGYDKYNTIYNRYDGLSGVPNEDAITSIFYQLVNLTNGKKMVAMTENDTVPSVQNLMDEKAGWLYFCPWYGEHLMSEAFNYAATLKTLYQSDYVITLDELPDLKVNQPNPDAAISPVTASFNKAETAAKDITISLTLNGHQLTDIANGGAKLVSGQHYTASGSTVVLHQSYMSTLPLGQTSLTFHFDGGKDAVLKLNVLDDTVVVVPTDSKLTIQAYNGNTSASTNGIAPKFKLINSGDTAIKLSDVKVRYYYTVDGEETQTFWSDWASVGSANVTSTFVKMTAPAVGADYYVEVGFTSDAGTLQPGESAEIQGRFSKNNWSNYNQSDDYSFMAAGNQYTDHNKVTGYVSSQLVWGIEP